In Populus nigra chromosome 1, ddPopNigr1.1, whole genome shotgun sequence, one genomic interval encodes:
- the LOC133698269 gene encoding probable LRR receptor-like serine/threonine-protein kinase At1g53430: protein MALRPPLLSKTFSVLVFGFVVLNCIAVDKFGSHAQAVTPLLPVDEVQILQNISNKLNIRNWATINRTSCDSAQWKINGNEIESNVTCNCTFENGSVCHVTRIRVKRFNLNGVLPEELGDLPHLLEIDLTRNYISGTIPPRLAQLPKLQILSLIVNRLTGPIPPEIGNITTLEELVLEDNLLGGPLPPDLGNLTSLRRLLLSANNFTGTIPDTFGNLKNLNDFRIDGSELSGKIPDFIGNWTNITTLDLHGTSMEGPIPSNISLLKKLTILRISDLKGSNSTFPDLKEMTKMEKLILRNCSLTGSIQEYLGNMADLDTLDLSFNKLTGQIPGALESLKKKIKFMFLNNNLLTGEVPAWILGSTKDLDLSYNNFTGSTEQSCQQLPVNLVASHVSTGSNKISWCLNKDLVCTRKPQYHSLFINCGGTSETVGDNVYEDDTTAGGAADFASLSERWGYSSTGTYIGTDNGAYKATNSFGLNVTGEGFYQTARLAPQSLKYYGLCMLAGSYKVQLHFAEIMYSNNQTFSSLGRRIFDISIQGKVVEANFNIMEEAGGVGIGITKVFDGIIVNGSTLEIHLYWSGKGTTAVPERGVYGPLISAITVTPNFKVDNGGGLSVGAMIGIVAAPCVLAALVLLVLRKKGYLGGKDLEDKELRALDLQTGYFSLRQIKHATNNFDPANKIGEGGFGPVYKGVLSDGSVIAVKQLSAKSKQGNREFVNEIGMISALQHPHLVKLYGCCIEGNQLLLVYEYLENNSLARALFGRDEHQIKLDWQTRKKILLGIAKGLAYLHEESRLKIVHRDIKATNVLLDKDLNAKISDFGLAKLDEEENTHISTRIAGTIGYMAPEYAMRGYLTDKADVYSFGVVVLEIVSGKSNTNYRPKEEFVYLLDWAYVLQEQGNLLELVDPSLGSNYSKIEALRMLNLALLCTNPSPTLRTSMSSAVKMLEGQIPVQAPIVKRSTMNQDARFKAFELLSHDSQTHVSNGSQSSQIQKSISMDGPWMDSEFSIESKDEIIDSSSTKLLKDLYDVNLD, encoded by the exons TGCAAATTCTTCAAAACATATCCAACAAGTTGAACATCAGAAACTGGGCCACCATCAATCGAACTTCTTGCGATAGTGCACAGTGGAAGATCAACGGCAACGAAATTGAAAGCAATGTTACATGCAACTGTACATTTGAGAATGGCTCCGTCTGTCATGTCACTCGCAT AAGAGTgaaaagatttaatttgaatGGAGTTCTCCCAGAGGAACTAGGAGACCTTCCTCATCTGCTTGAAAT TGATCTGACTCGCAACTACATTAGTGGAACAATCCCTCCAAGACTTGCTCAGCTCCCTAAGCTTCAGATTTT GTCTCTCATCGTTAACCGTCTCACCGGCCCAATCCCCCCGGAAATAGGCAACATTACCACACTGGAGGAGCT GGTCCTGGAAGATAATCTGCTAGGAGGGCCTCTTCCTCCAGACCTTGGAAATTTGACAAGCTTAAGAAGACT TCTTCTTTCCGCAAACAATTTTACAGGAACAATACCAGACACATTTGGcaatttaaagaatttaaatgATTT TAGGATAGATGGAAGTGAACTGTCAGGGAAGATACCTGACTTTATTGGGAACTGGACCAACATTACGACATT GGATTTGCATGGAACATCCATGGAGGGTCCTATTCCCTCTAACATTTcactgttaaaaaaattaacaatttt GAGAATATCGGATTTGAAAGGATCCAATTCAACTTTCCCTGATCTGAAAGAAATGACAAAAATGGAAAAACT GATTCTAAGAAATTGCTCATTGACTGGTTCAATCCAAGAATACCTTGGAAATATGGCAGACCTAGATACTCT AGATCTGAGCTTTAACAAGTTGACAGGCCAGATTCCTGGCGCATtagagagtttgaaaaaaaaaataaagttcat GTTTCTGAATAACAACTTACTAACTGGAGAAGTGCCTGCTTGGATACTGGGAAGCACGAAAGACTT GGATTTATCTTACAACAATTTTACTGGATCAACTGAGCAAAGTTGTCAACAGCTACCAGT GAACTTAGTTGCTAGTCATGTGTCAACTGGGAGCAACAA GATTTCTTGGTGCTTGAACAAGGACCTTGTTTGCACAAGAAAACCTCAAT ACCATTCCTTGTTCATAAACTGTGGAGGGACCAGTGAGACTGTTGGTGATAATGTATATGAAGACGACACAACTGCAGGGGGGGCAGCTGATTTTGCATCTTTATCAGAAAGATGGGGTTATAGCAGTACAGGGACTTATATTGGCACTGATAATGGCGCTTACAAAGCAACAAATTCTTTTGGTCTGAATGTTACCGGTGAAGGTTTTTACCAAACTGCTCGCCTAGCCCCTCAATCACTCAAGTACTATGGCCTGTGCATGCTGGCGGGCAGTTACAAAGTGCAGCTCCACTTTGCTGAAATTATGTATTCCAATAATCAGACTTTTAGCAGCCTTGGGAGGCGGATATTTGATATATCAATTCAA GGGAAGGTAGTTGAGGCAAATTTCAATATTATGGAGGAAGCTGGAGGTGTTGGTATTGGCATCACTAAGGTATTTGATGGTATAATTGTTAATGGTAGCACACTGGAGATACACTTATACTGGTCAGGCAAAGGTACTACTGCTGTTCCTGAAAGGGGTGTCTATGGACCTCTCATATCTGCCATTACAGTGACTCCAA ACTTTAAGGTGGATAATGGTGGCGGATTATCAGTTGGAGCTATGATTGGCATTGTAGCTGCTCCATGTGTGCTTGCGGCATTGGTTTTGCTGGTCCTCCGGAAGAAAGGTTACTTGGGAGGGAAGGACCTTGAAGATAAAG AACTCCGTGCTCTAGATCTCCAAACTGGTTATTTCAGCTTAAGGCAAATTAAACATGCGACCAATAATTTTGACCCTGCAAATAAGATAGGAGAAGGAGGATTTGGTCCAGTTTACAAG GGTGTGTTGTCAGATGGTTCTGTAATTGCTGTAAAGCAGTTATCGGCCAAATCAAAACAAGGAAATCGTGAATTTGTGAATGAGATAGGCATGATATCTGCCTTGCAGCATCCCCATCTCGTGAAGCTGTATGGTTGTTGCATTGAAGGAAATCAGTTGTTGTTAGTATATGAATACTTGGAAAACAATAGCCTTGCTCGGGCGCTTTTTG GTCGTGATGAACACCAGATTAAACTGGACTggcaaacaagaaagaaaatattgttgGGTATTGCAAAGGGATTAGCTTATCTTCATGAAGAGTCAAGGCTGAAAATTGTACACAGAGACATAAAGGCAACTAATGTGCTGCTTGATAAGGATCTAAATGCCAAGATATCTGACTTTGGTTTAGCTAAGCTTGACGAAGAAGAAAACACTCATATTAGCACGCGGATTGCTGGGACAAT AGGTTATATGGCTCCAGAATATGCTATGAGGGGTTACTTGACAGATAAAGCAGATGTTTACAGCTTTGGGGTTGTTGTTTTAGAAATTGTCAGTGGGAAGAGCAACACGAATTACAGGCCGAAGGAGGAGTTTGTTTATCTTCTTGATTGG GCCTACGTCCTGCAAGAGCAAGGAAACCTTTTAGAGCTTGTGGATCCAAGCCTTGGTTCAAACTACTCAAAAATAGAGGCATTGAGGATGCTTAACTTGGCTCTCTTGTGCACCAACCCATCTCCCACTTTGAGGACATCAATGTCTTCTGCAGTGAAGATGCTTGAGGGACAAATTCCAGTCCAAGCTCCGATAGTCAAGCGCAGTACCATGAACCAGGATGCAAGGTTCAAAGCCTTTGAGCTTCTCTCACATGATAGCCAAACACACGTCTCAAATGGATCTCAAAGCAGTCAGATACAGAAGAGCATATCAATGGATGGACCGTGGATGGATTCTGAATTTTCTATCGAAAGTAAGGATGAGATCATAGATTCCTCATCGACCAAGCTTCTTAAGGATCTTTACGACGTCAACTTAGATTGA